The sequence below is a genomic window from Kitasatospora kifunensis.
GCAGGCCCTGGACGGCCAGTACGCCGGCCACCGCGCTCGCGTAGTCGATGCCCAGCGGCGTCGCTCGCCCGTAGCGCCGACCGTGGACCTGGCTGATCCCGCAGGCCGCCTGCACCTCGGCCTCGCCGCCCAGCGGCAGACGCACCGGCCCGGCCCAGTCGATCACGCACTCGACCTGCGGCAAACCGCGGCGACCGGTATCGGTGTCGGTGTCGGCACCAAGGCTCAACCACCCGGCCACACCGTCGCGCAGGCCCTGCCCGGACGCTCCCTGCTCGCCGCCGGTCGGCCGCGGCGAGCAACCGAGCGCCAGCAGATGGCGGGTCGCCAAGTGCACCGCGGTTCCCTCGCCAACCGCCACCAGCGGCACCCCGGCGAGCGGTGCGCTCTGCTTAATAGGCTTGCCAGATAGATGAAGTGACGGATCATCAGCCACGCCGGGCTGGTTCACGCTGCTCCGTGGCATCGGTCCTCATCGTGGCGGATGATCGTGGCGGCGGGAGAACGGTCGGCGGAGTCCGCCGGCCCTCAAGGGGCGTGCGCTCTCTGTGACGAGAGTATCACCTGGGGTGACGAGTGATCACGTAGCCGCCTGCCGTGCCAGGCCCTGATCCCCGGCCGCGGCCCGGTTCCCCCGAAAGGGCCCCTGGAAGAGCCCTGGCGGAGTCCTGGAGAAGAGTCCGCCGATCCTCACCTCGGAGCCGGGCCGCGCCCACCCCCGTCGGCATTCCCGCCCGCCGAGTGAAAGAGAGCACAGTGCAGCCCTCTCCCGGAGTGCTTGCGGATCATGGCACAATGTTCGGCAGTAGCAAGCAGCAGTACAGAGCAGTGCAATCAGTGACGTTCAGCGCACTCCGGGGTCGGTGAAAATCCGAACCGGCGGTTACAGTCCGCGACCCGTCCGCAGCCAGCGGCCGGTTGACCAGGTGAAACTCCTGGACCGACGGTTAAAGTCCGGATGGGAGGCGTGCGCGACGGATCGAGCGGTGCCGTGGTTCCCCTCCCGGGGGAGCCGCGTTCTTCAGGCAGTGGCGCGGTGCGCCCACCTCTAACAAGGGGGTGGTGTATCGAAGTAGCCACCTGTCTCTCCGTCAGATCCGTGTCCTCTTCCCAGCCTTTGCCGCCCCGGAGTCCGCGCCTCTAGCGCGAGGAGAACCCGGGTGTTCACCGGCATCATCGAAGAGCTCGGCGAGGTCGTCTCCATCGAGGAGTTCGGCGACTCCTCGCGTATCCGCCTGCGCGGTCCCCTCGTGCGTGCCGGAGCCCGGCACGGCGACTCCATCGCGGTCAACGGCGTCTGCCTGACCGTCGTCGACACTCCCCAGGAACTCGCCTCCCAGAACGGCGAGTTCAGCGCCGACGTGATGGCCGAGACGCTGCAGCGGTCCAGCCTGGGCGCGCTGGGGCCCGGTTCGCGGGTCAACCTGGAGCGCGCGATGGCGCTCGGTGCCCGGCTCGGCGGCCACCTGGTGCAGGGGCACGTCGACGCCACCGGCACCCTGCTCAGCCGCGCGCCCGGCGAGTTGGACGCGGACGGCAAGCCCCGCTGGGAGGTGCTGCGCTTCTCACTGCCGGCGGACATCTCGCGCTATCTGGTGGACAAGGGCTCGATCACCGTCGACGGCATCAGCCTCACCGTGGTCGAGGCTGCCCAGGACAGCTTCACGGTCAGCCTGATCCCGGCCACCCTCGCCCTGACCACCTTGGGTACCAAGGCGGTTGGCGAGCCGGTCAACCTTGAGGTGGACGTCCTGGCCAAGTACGTCGAGCGGCTGCTCGGCGCCGGCACGATCCCGGGCGCCTCCTCGAACACCTCGCCGAACACCTCACCGAACGCTTCGCAGCACGCCTCGAAGGATGCCTCGTGAACTGGCTCAACAGCGTCGCCTTCTCGATATTCGGTCAGCACGTGAAGTGGACCGACATGATCGGCAACCTGCTCGGCCTGGGCGCGCTGGCGTTCGGCTGGCGTCGCTCGATCTGGAGCTGGCCGCTCCAACTCCTCTCCGGCATCGTGCTGTTCGGTGCCTTCGCGACGGGGCACCTGTCCGGCCTGGCCGGCAAGCAGGTGATCGTGATCGTCACCGCCGTCTGGGGCTGGCTCCAGTGGCAGCGCGGGCGGCGCGACACCGGCGAGATCCAGGTCCGGTTCGCGACCTGGACCGAGCGCCTGCTGCTCGTCGGCGCCACCGCACTGGCCACCGTGGGCCTGGCGCTGCTCTTCACCCACTACTCCTGGATGTCCTGGAGCCCCTGGTCCGACGCCTACATCTTCGTCGGCACGCTGGCCGCGATGGTCGCCCAGGCCCGTGGCTGGGTGGAGTTCTGGATCGCCTGGATCGCCGTCGACGTGGTCGGCGTCCCGCTGGCCTTCAACAGCGGCTACGCCTTCTCCGGCCTGACCTACTGCGTCTACTTCGTCCTGGTCCTGGCCGGCCTGCGCGCCTGGTGGCTGCGCAGCCGCACCCCCCGTACCGCCTCCGCCCCGACCCTCCAGGGAGTTCCGGCATGAGCACCAGCTCCATTGACCTGACCCTCGACCCGGTCGAGCGCGCCATCGCCGACATCGCGGCCGGCCGCGCGGTGATCGTGGTCGACGACGAGAACCGCGAGAACGAGGGCGACCTGATCTTCGCGGCCACCGCCGCGACGCCCGAGCTGCTCGCCTTCACCATCCGCTACACCTCCGGTGTGATCTGCGTGCCGGTCACCCAGGCGGACGCCGACCGGCTGAACCTGCCGCCGATGACCCGGGTGAACGAGGACCGCAAGGGCACCGCCTACACCGTCTCGGTGGACGCCCGCGAGGTGGAGTCCACCGGGATCTCGGCCGCCGACCGCGCGCTGACGGTCCGTCTGCTGGGTGAACCGGCCAGTACGGCTTCGGACTTCACTCGTCCGGGTCATGTCTTCCCGCTGCGCGCGGTGGACGGCGGCGTGCTGGTCCGCCCGGGCCACACCGAGGCCGGCGTCGACCTGGCCCGACTGGCCGGACTGCCACCGGCCGCCGCGATCTGCGAGGTGGTCAACGACGACGGCACCATGGCCCGGCTGCCCGAACTCGTCGCCTTCGCCCGCGAGCACGGTCTGGCGATCATCTCGATCGAGGACCTGATCGCCTACCGCCGCCGCACCGAACTCCACGTCGAGCGGGTCGCGGTCACCAAGCTCCCCACCACGCACGGTGCGTTCACCGCGGTCGGCTACCGCGGCACCCTCGACGGCACCGAGCACCTGGCCCTGGTGGCCGGCGGCCTCGACGCCGAGGGGCGGTTGCCGGACGGCGAGGACGTGCTGGTCCGGGTCCACTCCGAGTGCCTGACCGGCGACGTCTTCGGCTCGCTGCGCTGCGACTGCGGCCCGCAGTTGCAGGCCTCGCTGGCCCAGGTGGCCGCGGCGGGGCGCGGCGTGGTGCTCTACCTGCGCGGGCACGAGGGCCGCGGCATCGGCCTGGGCCACAAGCTGCGCGCCTACGAGCTCCAGGAGCTGGGCCACGACACCGTGGACGCCAACCTGGAGCTGGGCCTGCCCGCCGACGCGCGGGACTACAGCATCGGCGCCCAGATGCTCTGCGACCTCGGCGTGCGCTCGCTGACCCTGCTCACCAACAACCCGCAGAAGCTCAACGCGCTCACCGAGCACGGCCTCAAGGTCAAGGAACGCGAGCCGATCCCGGTGCAGGCGGGGGAGCACAACCTGGCCTACCTGCTGACCAAGCGCGACCGGATGGGCCACGACCTGCCGTGGCTCGTCGGCTGAAGCACCCCAACCCCCACCCCAACCCCCGCCCCCACCCCAACCTCTCAACCCCTCAATCGGAAGGAAGACCATCGTGAGCGGCCACGGAGCCCCCGAGCTGACCGTCGACAACGCCCAGGACCTGCGGGTCGCGGTGATCGCCGCCCAGTGGCACACCCAGGTGATGGACGGGTTGCTGGACGGCGCCCGGCGCGCGCTGAAGGAGCTGGGGATCGCGGAGCCCACCATCGTCCGGGTGCCCGGCACCTTCGAGCTGCCGGTCGCGGCCAAGCGGCTGGCCGAGCGCGGCTATGACGCGGTGGTCGCGCTCGGCGTGGTGATCCGCGGCGGCACCCCGCACTTCGACTACGTCTGCGAGGCCGCCACCAGCGGGCTCACCCAGGTCAGCGTGAACACCGGTGTCCCGGTCGGCTTCGGCGTGCTGACCTGCGACAACGAGGAGCAGGCGATCGACCGGGCGGGCCTGCCCGGCTCGGCCGAGGACAAGGGCCACGAGGCGGTGACCGCCGCGGTCGCCACCGCCGTCACCCTGCGCGCGCTCGCCTGAGGAGGGGCCACTCGGTCTCACCGC
It includes:
- a CDS encoding bifunctional 3,4-dihydroxy-2-butanone-4-phosphate synthase/GTP cyclohydrolase II; amino-acid sequence: MSTSSIDLTLDPVERAIADIAAGRAVIVVDDENRENEGDLIFAATAATPELLAFTIRYTSGVICVPVTQADADRLNLPPMTRVNEDRKGTAYTVSVDAREVESTGISAADRALTVRLLGEPASTASDFTRPGHVFPLRAVDGGVLVRPGHTEAGVDLARLAGLPPAAAICEVVNDDGTMARLPELVAFAREHGLAIISIEDLIAYRRRTELHVERVAVTKLPTTHGAFTAVGYRGTLDGTEHLALVAGGLDAEGRLPDGEDVLVRVHSECLTGDVFGSLRCDCGPQLQASLAQVAAAGRGVVLYLRGHEGRGIGLGHKLRAYELQELGHDTVDANLELGLPADARDYSIGAQMLCDLGVRSLTLLTNNPQKLNALTEHGLKVKEREPIPVQAGEHNLAYLLTKRDRMGHDLPWLVG
- a CDS encoding nicotinamide mononucleotide transporter family protein, producing MNWLNSVAFSIFGQHVKWTDMIGNLLGLGALAFGWRRSIWSWPLQLLSGIVLFGAFATGHLSGLAGKQVIVIVTAVWGWLQWQRGRRDTGEIQVRFATWTERLLLVGATALATVGLALLFTHYSWMSWSPWSDAYIFVGTLAAMVAQARGWVEFWIAWIAVDVVGVPLAFNSGYAFSGLTYCVYFVLVLAGLRAWWLRSRTPRTASAPTLQGVPA
- the ribH gene encoding 6,7-dimethyl-8-ribityllumazine synthase, with the protein product MSGHGAPELTVDNAQDLRVAVIAAQWHTQVMDGLLDGARRALKELGIAEPTIVRVPGTFELPVAAKRLAERGYDAVVALGVVIRGGTPHFDYVCEAATSGLTQVSVNTGVPVGFGVLTCDNEEQAIDRAGLPGSAEDKGHEAVTAAVATAVTLRALA
- a CDS encoding riboflavin synthase, translating into MFTGIIEELGEVVSIEEFGDSSRIRLRGPLVRAGARHGDSIAVNGVCLTVVDTPQELASQNGEFSADVMAETLQRSSLGALGPGSRVNLERAMALGARLGGHLVQGHVDATGTLLSRAPGELDADGKPRWEVLRFSLPADISRYLVDKGSITVDGISLTVVEAAQDSFTVSLIPATLALTTLGTKAVGEPVNLEVDVLAKYVERLLGAGTIPGASSNTSPNTSPNASQHASKDAS